Proteins encoded in a region of the Sphingomonas sp. HMP9 genome:
- a CDS encoding AAA family ATPase, with product MTVTKPDREPSLLERAAKVYDFNAHARLRGTVVPTPPQVETPAAVTPVVETPEIDPPMPETAFDEIPSASPVSAAEAEPSDAFVDPTFLAIPEELRAPIGDEFPDEFYLPDESSDTARIDRGMLAASGMIVPGAPVGPLAEEFRLIKRQLLITGARIAEGGSADKARMILVCSARPGDGKTFCAINLALSIAAERDTEVLLVDADVAKPDVVAQLGLTDGPGLLDALGDTRIDVEDLVIQTDVPHLSILPAGSKTSMDTELLASARTKSVIARLLETNPRRIVIFDSPPALAASPASVLAMRVGQVMLVVRADHTPENELRAAVNLLDGCEHIQLVLNAVSFVQGGARFGSYYGHAAS from the coding sequence ATGACCGTGACGAAGCCTGATCGCGAACCCTCGCTGCTCGAACGAGCGGCCAAGGTGTATGATTTCAATGCGCACGCCCGGTTGCGCGGTACCGTCGTGCCGACTCCGCCACAGGTCGAGACGCCCGCGGCCGTAACGCCCGTGGTCGAGACGCCGGAGATCGATCCGCCAATGCCCGAGACGGCATTTGACGAGATACCGTCCGCGTCGCCGGTCTCCGCAGCGGAGGCCGAGCCGTCGGACGCGTTCGTCGACCCGACCTTCCTCGCGATCCCCGAGGAACTGCGCGCGCCGATCGGCGACGAGTTTCCCGACGAATTCTACCTGCCCGACGAATCGTCCGACACCGCGCGGATCGATCGCGGGATGCTGGCGGCGAGCGGCATGATCGTCCCCGGGGCGCCGGTCGGCCCGCTTGCCGAGGAGTTCCGCCTCATCAAGCGGCAGTTGCTGATCACCGGCGCACGTATCGCGGAGGGCGGGAGCGCCGACAAGGCACGCATGATCCTGGTCTGCTCGGCGCGTCCCGGCGACGGCAAGACGTTCTGTGCGATCAATCTCGCGCTGTCGATCGCGGCCGAGCGCGATACCGAAGTGCTGCTGGTCGATGCCGACGTCGCCAAGCCCGATGTCGTCGCGCAGCTTGGCCTGACGGATGGCCCGGGCCTGCTCGATGCGCTCGGCGATACGCGGATCGACGTCGAGGACCTCGTCATCCAGACCGACGTGCCGCATCTTTCGATCCTGCCCGCCGGGTCCAAGACCAGTATGGACACCGAACTGCTCGCCAGCGCACGGACCAAATCCGTGATCGCGCGCCTGCTCGAAACCAATCCGCGACGCATCGTGATCTTCGATTCGCCGCCTGCACTGGCGGCCTCGCCGGCGTCGGTGCTGGCGATGCGGGTAGGGCAGGTGATGCTCGTCGTCCGCGCCGACCACACGCCCGAGAACGAACTGCGGGCTGCGGTGAACCTGCTCGACGGATGCGAGCATATCCAGCTCGTGCTGAACGCCGTGTCGTTCGTCCAGGGCGGTGCGCGGTTCGGCAGCTATTACGGGCATGCAGCGTCGTGA
- a CDS encoding XrtA system polysaccharide chain length determinant produces MNGIYDEVRIALHAIWTRRWLALGVAWGVCVLGWLVVSQIPSRYDSTARVFVQMQTILPSNMDGVPQSVPMTVDTIRTTLISAVNLEKVVRGTDLANTVSSDRDVADRVAALAPNIKIASQQDNLFQITTSAATPKLARQITQKLIDLFVEQNLAGDRSKTTQSLTFLDQQLASRQKQLADAEAKRADFQNRYLGALPGTGSVSDRIGAARSQMSQVDGDLAAAQSSLAAVQGQMAGTPATVPGTGGVAGAAGPARARLQAIQGQLADARARGYTENHPDVVALKSQLASATAAARSEPLAGGSAGGSAQNPLYASLQSMVADRTATVASLRMRRSQLQGDLDLLNSKLSGDPEVAAEQGSIDRDYQVLKDQYDELLKQREQTAIVGQAQSQTDHVKFSVIDPPTMPSKPSAPNRLLLLTGVLIAGLAAGIGAAFAMGKLRTTFATTARLEKAAGMPVIGSIGEVVTRVQSGQRRAKLKMFLGGTAALGAAYVLLLGVEILQRGLAA; encoded by the coding sequence ATGAACGGGATCTACGACGAGGTGCGGATCGCGCTTCACGCGATCTGGACGCGGCGCTGGCTGGCGCTCGGCGTGGCATGGGGCGTGTGCGTGCTCGGCTGGCTGGTCGTGTCGCAGATCCCGAGCCGCTACGATTCGACCGCGCGCGTGTTCGTGCAGATGCAGACGATCCTGCCGTCGAACATGGACGGCGTGCCGCAGAGCGTGCCGATGACCGTCGATACGATCCGCACCACGCTGATCTCGGCGGTGAACCTCGAAAAGGTCGTGCGCGGTACTGATCTTGCGAACACCGTGTCGAGCGACCGCGATGTCGCCGACCGGGTCGCGGCGCTGGCCCCGAACATCAAGATCGCGTCGCAGCAGGATAACCTGTTTCAGATCACGACCAGCGCGGCGACGCCGAAGCTCGCGCGGCAGATCACGCAGAAGCTGATCGACCTGTTCGTCGAGCAGAACCTGGCGGGCGATCGCTCGAAGACGACGCAGAGCCTGACCTTCCTCGACCAGCAGCTCGCCTCGCGGCAAAAGCAGCTCGCCGATGCCGAGGCCAAGCGTGCCGACTTCCAGAATCGCTATCTGGGCGCGCTGCCCGGTACGGGTTCGGTCAGCGACCGGATCGGTGCGGCGCGGTCGCAGATGTCGCAGGTCGACGGCGATCTTGCCGCCGCGCAGTCGAGCCTTGCCGCGGTGCAGGGCCAGATGGCCGGAACCCCGGCAACGGTCCCCGGTACCGGCGGTGTCGCAGGCGCGGCGGGCCCGGCGCGCGCGCGGCTCCAGGCGATCCAGGGCCAGCTCGCTGATGCGCGCGCACGTGGCTATACCGAGAACCATCCCGACGTGGTCGCGCTGAAGAGCCAGCTCGCGTCGGCGACAGCGGCGGCGCGCAGCGAGCCGCTGGCGGGTGGCAGTGCGGGCGGCAGCGCGCAGAACCCGCTCTATGCCTCGCTCCAGTCGATGGTGGCGGATCGCACGGCCACGGTCGCCTCGCTGCGGATGCGGCGGAGCCAGTTGCAGGGCGACCTCGACCTGCTCAACTCGAAGCTGTCGGGCGATCCGGAGGTTGCCGCCGAGCAGGGTTCGATCGATCGCGACTATCAGGTGCTCAAGGACCAGTATGACGAGCTGCTGAAGCAGCGCGAGCAGACCGCGATCGTCGGCCAGGCACAGTCGCAGACCGATCACGTCAAGTTCAGCGTGATCGATCCGCCGACGATGCCGAGCAAGCCGAGCGCGCCGAACAGATTGCTGCTACTCACGGGGGTTCTGATCGCGGGACTCGCGGCGGGGATCGGTGCGGCCTTCGCGATGGGGAAGCTTCGGACCACGTTCGCGACGACCGCGCGACTCGAAAAGGCGGCAGGCATGCCGGTGATCGGCTCGATCGGTGAAGTGGTGACGCGCGTGCAATCCGGCCAGCGTCGCGCAAAGTTGAAGATGTTCCTGGGCGGCACGGCCGCGCTGGGCGCTGCGTATGTCCTGTTGCTGGGGGTCGAGATCCTCCAGCGCGGTCTGGCGGCATAG